A genomic window from Pseudomonadales bacterium includes:
- a CDS encoding LamG domain-containing protein has translation MYSANALRYLVALLVSVAFLQGCGGGSGAATVANPLTSAPNVSNYSGPPPATADVQSFKLALWDNLVPNNRCGSCHNQSQNPRFVRADDINLAYDAANTVVNLADPGQSIMVSKVRGGHNCWLNDDNACGDIIQSYIENWAGATLGGAGKQVELIAPAVLRAPGSSRNFPDVPPAEFAQVHDLLTQYCAGCHSDAAAIPQSPFFASADIDVAYDAARSKIDLDTPANSRFVLRLRQESHNCWNVCDNGNQDFMDGDDSGLMQTAIFNLSAAIPITIIDPSLVTSMALTLPEGIISSAGGRYEANVIALYEFKTGNGNQVYDTSGVEPSLNLTLSGSYNWVGGWGVQFVAGKAQGSTTASAKLYDLITSTGEFSIETWVAPGNVTQDGPARIVTYSGSSNSRNFLLGQTLYNYDTFVRNDPADADGELLSTPNADEVLQASLQHVVLNYDPINGRQIFVNGERIDVTDATPPALLNVWDDTFAFAIGSEVDNNNRWAGTMRLLAVHNRILTPAQVMQNFEVGVGEKYFLLFNVGDHIGIADAYVVMEVSQYDSYAYLFDEPFFVVLNPAGVTLGSIPVQGMRIGLNGREIGVGQAYGNIDVTITDAAYATEGLQWLSTLGTVIPLENGPQSDEFFLTFERLGDAVNVVTEPAPLAPPPPPDVDPADQAPPSGIRDFAEINATMSRMTGVPVSHPAVMPTYQQVYQAMPVQPKIAGFISSQQMGVTQLAIAYCAALVDDAGDRAAYWPGFPWGTAKATAFNNRALVIDPLLANMVGLNLPTQADPAEVTAEVNALIDRLIGGPSNTDSIMKGACASVLGSAAMLVQ, from the coding sequence ATGTACTCAGCGAACGCTTTACGGTATCTGGTCGCACTGCTCGTCTCTGTGGCCTTTCTGCAGGGTTGCGGTGGTGGCAGCGGCGCGGCTACGGTCGCGAATCCCCTCACTTCTGCACCAAATGTCAGTAACTACAGTGGTCCACCACCCGCAACCGCGGACGTGCAGAGTTTCAAGCTCGCGCTCTGGGACAACCTGGTGCCCAACAACCGCTGCGGCAGCTGTCACAACCAGTCGCAGAACCCGCGCTTCGTGCGCGCCGATGACATCAATCTGGCATACGATGCGGCCAACACCGTGGTGAACCTGGCTGACCCTGGCCAGTCGATCATGGTTTCCAAAGTCCGTGGCGGACACAACTGCTGGCTCAATGATGACAACGCCTGTGGCGACATCATCCAGTCCTACATCGAAAACTGGGCTGGAGCGACTCTCGGCGGCGCAGGCAAACAGGTAGAGCTGATTGCACCGGCCGTTCTGCGGGCACCGGGAAGCAGCAGAAATTTCCCGGATGTTCCCCCTGCCGAGTTCGCACAGGTACACGATCTGCTGACGCAGTACTGCGCCGGATGTCACTCCGACGCTGCAGCGATACCTCAGTCTCCCTTCTTCGCGAGCGCTGACATCGACGTCGCCTATGACGCTGCCCGTTCGAAAATCGATCTGGACACTCCCGCCAACTCCCGCTTTGTGCTGCGCCTGCGGCAGGAATCCCACAACTGCTGGAATGTCTGCGACAACGGCAATCAGGATTTCATGGATGGCGACGATTCCGGCCTCATGCAGACTGCGATATTCAATCTGTCCGCAGCCATTCCTATAACCATCATCGATCCGAGTCTGGTCACCAGCATGGCGCTGACGCTGCCGGAGGGCATCATCTCTTCTGCCGGTGGCCGCTATGAGGCAAATGTCATCGCCCTCTACGAATTCAAGACCGGCAACGGCAATCAGGTCTATGACACCAGTGGTGTCGAGCCCTCTCTGAATCTCACACTGTCCGGAAGCTACAACTGGGTTGGCGGCTGGGGGGTTCAATTCGTGGCAGGGAAGGCACAGGGTTCCACTACGGCCAGTGCCAAACTGTACGATCTGATCACCTCCACCGGGGAATTCTCCATCGAAACCTGGGTGGCTCCCGGTAATGTGACCCAGGACGGCCCCGCGCGAATCGTTACCTACTCAGGATCCTCCAACTCGAGGAATTTCCTCCTGGGCCAGACGCTGTACAACTACGACACCTTCGTGCGCAACGATCCAGCGGACGCTGATGGCGAACTGCTGTCAACGCCGAACGCGGATGAAGTGCTCCAGGCCTCTCTGCAGCACGTGGTACTCAACTACGATCCGATCAATGGCAGGCAGATTTTCGTCAACGGTGAACGGATCGATGTAACCGACGCCACACCGCCTGCTCTGTTGAATGTGTGGGACGACACCTTCGCATTCGCCATCGGCAGTGAGGTCGACAACAACAACCGCTGGGCGGGCACGATGCGACTGCTCGCCGTTCACAACCGCATTCTGACCCCGGCCCAGGTCATGCAGAACTTCGAGGTAGGCGTCGGGGAGAAATATTTCCTGCTCTTTAACGTAGGCGATCACATCGGCATCGCCGACGCCTATGTGGTCATGGAGGTCAGCCAGTACGACTCCTACGCCTACCTGTTCGACGAGCCCTTCTTCGTGGTGCTCAACCCGGCCGGTGTGACTCTGGGCAGTATTCCGGTCCAGGGCATGCGCATCGGTCTGAATGGCAGAGAAATCGGCGTAGGCCAGGCTTATGGGAATATCGACGTCACTATCACCGATGCGGCCTATGCGACGGAAGGACTGCAGTGGCTGTCGACACTGGGCACGGTGATTCCGCTGGAGAACGGTCCACAAAGCGACGAGTTCTTCCTTACCTTCGAGCGCCTGGGTGATGCCGTCAATGTGGTAACCGAACCAGCGCCGCTGGCGCCTCCCCCGCCACCGGATGTCGATCCTGCAGATCAGGCGCCGCCGAGTGGCATCCGTGACTTTGCGGAGATCAATGCCACCATGTCCAGAATGACCGGTGTGCCGGTTTCCCATCCTGCCGTGATGCCCACCTACCAGCAGGTCTATCAGGCAATGCCGGTACAACCGAAGATTGCGGGATTCATCTCGTCACAACAGATGGGGGTTACCCAGCTCGCGATCGCCTACTGCGCGGCACTCGTGGACGACGCGGGTGATCGCGCCGCCTACTGGCCCGGTTTCCCCTGGGGCACCGCCAAGGCGACCGCTTTCAACAACCGTGCCCTGGTAATCGACCCGCTGCTCGCGAACATGGTCGGTTTGAACCTGCCGACGCAAGCGGATCCCGCGGAGGTCACTGCGGAAGTCAACGCGCTGATCGATCGCCTGATCGGCGGACCCAGCAATACGGACTCCATCATGAAAGGAGCCTGTGCCTCCGTGCTCGGCAGCGCGGCGATGCTGGTCCAGTAG